The following DNA comes from Candidatus Peregrinibacteria bacterium.
TTTGTAAAGAGTTTTCGGAATTCAAATTGAATTTCTCCTGGTTTTTCGAGAAGTGCGATCATCTCTTTTTTATCTTTTTCTGCGCTCAAAAACGACTCAAGAGTTCCTCGAGTTTCGGGTGATAGGAATTTTAAATTAATCCCTTTTATTTCAAGCAAATCATTTTCATGTAGTGTTCTTTGTTGTGCGATACCAATATATTTCTGTGCTTTTCCTTCTGCTATTTTTCGCAATTGTTCCTTTTCTATTACTGTGATTTCGGGAGTTGTTTCGATTTCTATTGGGCTTCCTCCTCCTTGTCCAGACGATCTAGAAGTATTTATGTTCCACACGGGACGCGACTCAAGAAGAAAATGAGAGTCTTTTCTTTTTTTGTTGAAACAAAAGCCTGTATATGACGAGATTAAGAGTGGTGTCATTTTAGGGTATTTTATCACATTTTATTGTTTATTGCAATTTTTTGTAACTCATTTTTTCTGTTCTCTTTTGAATATCTTTCTCTCTTTTTTCCGCAGAGAAAAAGCATTTTCATTCCCCTAAAAAAATGTTACAATGTCAAGTGTCTTTTTTTTCTCCCATGACAAAAAAAATTGCTATTAACGGCTTCGGTCGTATTGGTCGTATTGCAACGCGTATTATTTTTGAGCAGAATCTTCCGCTTGAAGTTGTTGCTATTAATGATCTCACTGATACTGCAACACTTGCGCATCTCTTTGCGTTCGATTCCACATTTCGGCGATTTAAAGGTGAAGTTTCTTCGGATGAAAGCAGTATTACTATTAGTGGTAAAAAAATTGCCGCCTTTGCCGAAAAAGATCCTTCACTCCTTCCTTGGAAAGATTTGGGAGTTGATATTGTTTTGGAATGTACTGGCATTTTTTGCAAACGCGCTGGAATGGAAAAACATCTTACCGCAGGAGCAAAACAAGTTATTCTCTCTGCTCCCGCAAAAGATGAAATTGATGGCACTTTTGTGGTTGGCGTAAATGATGGTGATTTTGATCCCGCAAAACACACTCTTCTCTCGAATGCGAGTTGTACCACAAATTGTCTTGCACCAGTAGCGAAGGTTATTGATGAGGAATTTGGTATTATCAAGGGGCTCATGACAACTATTCACTCTTTTACCGGAGATCAACGCTTGCTTGATGCACCACATAGGGATTTGCGACGTGCTCGCACGGCAACTGCTTCTATGGTTCCTACCACTACTGGAGCCGCAAAAGCAGTGGGGCTTGTCCTTCCCAATCTCAAAGGAAAACTCAATGGATTTGCGGTTCGTGTTCCTACGCCAGATGTTTCGCTCGTTGATCTTACTGTAGAGCTTTCGCGTGAAGTTTCGAAGGAAGACATTAACTCCGCACTAAAAAAAGCGTCCGAAACTTCTCTAAAAGGAATCTTAGGTTATGAAGAAAGACCGCTCGTTTCATGCGATTTTATCGGTGAAAACTTGAGTTCCGTTGTGGATGCCAAAAGCACCATGACTATTGGAAGTATGGCAAAAGTAGTGGCATGGTATGATAACGAATGGGGATACTCCCGCAGACTTTGCGATTTAGCAGTGCTCGTAGCGGAGAAGTCCTGATAAGGAATTTTTTTCGCATGAAACTCTTCTTCTTTTTTACCGGTTTTTTTCTTATTCCGCTTTCTGTAAGTGCGGAAGAGATTTCAGCGGAAACAAAACCAGGGGTTATTTCTGAAGAGTTTTCTGAGCAACCTCTCTCTGTTCCTTTTTCATCGGAACCGAAATCAGTTTCGGTTCCCCAAACCTATACGATGGCGGTATGGGCTTTTTTTATTGTGGTATTGGTGGGAGTGCTTTCTTCGGCTCGTCGTCGTTCCCCTAGAAGTGGAGTTTCTCCATCTCGACCAGTAAAAAATACGAGTATTACTAAGCAGTACGAAGGAGATGTTGAAAACTAGTATCTCATTTTGGAATATATTCATCTCAATCTCCTCAGTATAAGTCTTGTAAGTCTTTTGTTTGGAAATTCATTTGTGAAAGCGTATAACAATTCTGATCCTTTGCAGTATCGGCGTAAATATCCGATCGCCCCGCAAATAGCAGGGAGGAAAGTCCGGGCGGCTTCGAATCAGCATGACGGCTAACGGCCGTGATTCCGACTCGTTGGAATACGGAAAGTGCCACAGAGACAATACGATCTCGCTTTTAGCGGGAAAAAGGTGAAAAGTCCTGCCTCAGGCGGGAAGCTCCCGAGTAATCGGGATGGCTCGGTAAACCCCATGTGTCGCAAGGCGGGATGGGAATATTATCAATAAACGGAGATTCGACCGATTGATGGTATTGCCCGCCGCTTGAGTTTTTTTGCAAAAAAGCACGGAAGAGAGATGATCGGACGCTTTTTCGAAAGAAAGAGCTGACAGAACCCGGCTTATCGTTTACGCTGATACTCCAAAGGAAATCTCCTTATTTTTGCAAGAGTGCAAAGGAAATGGGACAAGGGATCTTGAGGATTTTTTCCATAATCTTTCTCCAGTACATTATCGGAATTCCAGTCATCTCTCGAAGTCCAACGTAGTATATTTCGCGTTCTTCTGGTATATCTGAGTCCTTTTCCATATACACAATAGGAAGATTATCTGTACAAGATGGGTATATACTTGAATAGTGTAGTAATTTTTTGCGAAGAAGGGCGAGTATTTCCAAAAATTCTCTAACGCTTTCGGGATCACCAAGGTAGTAATATTTTCCACGATTTCTTGCATCGTAATATTCGATCCGATCGCTATAGTCTCTGCCTCTTTTCAGAAGGAATGCAAAAAGTTTCTTATTTTTTCCTTGCTTTTTCCTTCTTGTCAACTTTTGTTTTCCTGATTCAGGTGCGTCTAGACCTCATT
Coding sequences within:
- the gap gene encoding type I glyceraldehyde-3-phosphate dehydrogenase, whose product is MTKKIAINGFGRIGRIATRIIFEQNLPLEVVAINDLTDTATLAHLFAFDSTFRRFKGEVSSDESSITISGKKIAAFAEKDPSLLPWKDLGVDIVLECTGIFCKRAGMEKHLTAGAKQVILSAPAKDEIDGTFVVGVNDGDFDPAKHTLLSNASCTTNCLAPVAKVIDEEFGIIKGLMTTIHSFTGDQRLLDAPHRDLRRARTATASMVPTTTGAAKAVGLVLPNLKGKLNGFAVRVPTPDVSLVDLTVELSREVSKEDINSALKKASETSLKGILGYEERPLVSCDFIGENLSSVVDAKSTMTIGSMAKVVAWYDNEWGYSRRLCDLAVLVAEKS